In one Achromobacter spanius genomic region, the following are encoded:
- the paaD gene encoding 1,2-phenylacetyl-CoA epoxidase subunit PaaD, with the protein MNALAPISADQVYAWLHEVPDPEIPVLSVVDLGVVRDVTWDGDTCVVVITPTYSGCPAMREITQDIQQTLARHGIDAVRVDTRLAPAWTTDWMSEKGREALKGYGIAAPAERAIDISGISRRAAAPAIACPRCGSRDTRMVSNFGSTSCKALYRCVSCREPFDYFKTH; encoded by the coding sequence GTGAACGCGCTGGCGCCCATTTCCGCCGACCAGGTCTACGCCTGGCTGCACGAGGTTCCCGATCCGGAGATCCCCGTGCTGTCCGTGGTGGACCTGGGCGTGGTGCGTGACGTGACCTGGGACGGCGACACCTGTGTCGTCGTCATCACGCCCACGTACTCTGGCTGCCCGGCCATGCGCGAGATCACCCAGGACATCCAGCAGACGCTGGCGCGCCACGGTATCGACGCAGTCCGTGTCGATACCCGCCTGGCGCCCGCCTGGACTACCGACTGGATGAGCGAAAAGGGCCGCGAAGCCCTCAAGGGCTACGGCATCGCCGCGCCCGCCGAACGCGCCATCGATATCTCGGGCATCAGCCGCCGTGCCGCCGCGCCCGCCATCGCGTGCCCGCGCTGCGGCTCGCGCGACACGCGGATGGTCAGCAACTTCGGGTCCACGTCATGCAAGGCGCTGTATCGCTGCGTGTCTTGCCGCGAACCCTTCGATTATTTCAAGACTCACTGA
- the paaE gene encoding 1,2-phenylacetyl-CoA epoxidase subunit PaaE: MSNQFHSLKVASVARNTRDAVVVTFDLPDTLTDEFAFLPGQYLTLRTQLNGEELRRSYSICSAPHDKLLRVAIKKVDEGAFSSWANHELQPGQTLEVMAPAGNFTVDFLPENQRHYVAFAVGSGITPVFSLVKTALSTEPRSKFTLFFGNRASSAVLFREEIEDLKNLYMERFSLVYVMSRETQDIELFNGRLDGDKVDQLMSAWMSPEDIDYAFVCGPQTMTESVVERLQARGIPKSNIKFELFGAPKGPRALRTGHDAPQAPGKGQCEVTVVQDGHSRMFVIDKNKDSVLDSALAQGIELPYSCKGGVCSTCRCKVIEGEVDMDANFALEDYEVARGFVLSCQSFPVSDRLVIDFDQET; encoded by the coding sequence ATGAGCAACCAATTTCATTCCTTGAAGGTGGCCTCGGTGGCGCGCAACACGCGCGACGCCGTGGTCGTCACCTTTGACCTGCCCGACACGCTGACCGACGAGTTCGCCTTCCTGCCGGGGCAGTACCTGACCCTGCGCACGCAACTGAATGGCGAAGAGCTGCGCCGCTCGTACTCGATCTGTTCCGCCCCGCACGACAAGCTGCTGCGCGTGGCCATCAAGAAGGTCGACGAAGGCGCGTTCTCCAGTTGGGCCAACCACGAACTGCAACCGGGTCAGACGCTGGAAGTGATGGCGCCCGCCGGCAACTTCACCGTGGATTTCTTGCCCGAGAACCAGCGCCATTACGTGGCCTTCGCGGTGGGCAGCGGCATCACGCCGGTGTTCTCGCTGGTGAAGACCGCGCTGTCGACCGAACCGCGCAGCAAGTTCACGCTGTTCTTTGGCAACCGCGCATCGTCGGCCGTGCTGTTCCGCGAAGAAATCGAAGACCTGAAGAACCTGTACATGGAGCGCTTCTCGCTGGTCTACGTCATGAGCCGCGAGACGCAAGACATTGAACTGTTCAACGGCCGCCTGGACGGCGACAAGGTCGATCAGTTGATGTCGGCCTGGATGAGCCCCGAAGACATCGATTACGCTTTTGTCTGTGGTCCGCAGACCATGACCGAAAGCGTGGTCGAGCGGCTGCAGGCCCGTGGCATTCCGAAGTCGAACATCAAGTTCGAATTGTTCGGGGCGCCCAAGGGGCCACGCGCGCTGCGCACCGGCCACGACGCCCCGCAGGCGCCGGGCAAGGGCCAGTGTGAAGTGACCGTGGTGCAGGACGGCCACAGCCGCATGTTCGTGATTGATAAGAATAAAGACAGCGTGCTGGACTCGGCGCTGGCGCAGGGAATCGAGCTACCGTATTCGTGCAAGGGCGGCGTGTGTTCCACCTGCCGCTGCAAGGTTATCGAAGGCGAAGTGGACATGGATGCCAACTTCGCCCTGGAAGACTACGAAGTGGCGCGCGGTTTCGTTTTGAGTTGCCAGAGCTTTCCGGTCAGCGACCGCCTGGTTATCGACTTCGACCAGGAAACCTGA
- the paaN gene encoding phenylacetic acid degradation protein PaaN, producing the protein MSQKFFERHQPVLEQSLAAAALRGYWSPFAESPSPRNYGETANDDGRAAFEALKGKPFPLNLHDADGTVGGEKSPYGFDLGITYPHVPVDKLISASKRALEDWRRAGPQAWVGVSLEILARLNKLSFEIAYAVQHTTGQGFMMAFQAGGPHAQDRGFEAVTYAWQEMSRIPGVAIWEKPQGKNDPIRMEKQFTVVPRGVALVIGCSTFPTWNGYPGLFASLATGNTVIVKPHPGAILPLAITVKVAREVLQEAGFDPDVVLLAAHEAGDDTAQKLALDPAVKIVDFTGSTANGDWLENNARQALVYTEKAGVNQVIIDSTDDLKGVARNLAFSLALYSGQMCTAPQNIYVPRDGINTPEGRVSFDDVAAALGVALEKLGADAARAVELTGAIQNDGIVERIEKARALGLPVVADSKTLTHPQFENARVRTPLLLRTEAGNAAISQEWFGPIAFVVATDSTAHSVQLARDSVIQHGALSLSAYTTDPQVADQVQDAAEVSGVSLSLNLTGAVFVNQTAAFSDFHGTGANPAANAALSDTAFVSNRFRVVQTRRHV; encoded by the coding sequence GTGTCCCAAAAATTCTTCGAACGTCACCAGCCCGTGCTGGAACAATCCCTGGCGGCTGCCGCGTTGCGTGGCTACTGGAGCCCCTTCGCTGAATCGCCCAGCCCGCGCAACTATGGCGAAACGGCCAACGACGACGGCCGCGCCGCCTTCGAAGCCCTGAAGGGCAAGCCGTTCCCGTTGAACCTGCATGATGCCGACGGCACCGTGGGCGGCGAAAAATCGCCCTATGGGTTCGACCTGGGCATTACCTACCCGCACGTTCCGGTCGACAAGCTGATCAGCGCGTCCAAGCGTGCGCTGGAAGATTGGCGCCGCGCTGGCCCGCAAGCCTGGGTGGGTGTGTCGCTGGAAATCCTGGCGCGCCTGAACAAGCTCAGTTTCGAAATTGCCTACGCCGTGCAGCACACCACCGGCCAAGGTTTCATGATGGCCTTCCAGGCCGGCGGCCCGCACGCGCAAGACCGTGGCTTTGAGGCGGTGACGTATGCGTGGCAGGAAATGTCGCGCATTCCGGGCGTGGCGATCTGGGAAAAGCCGCAAGGCAAGAATGACCCCATCCGCATGGAAAAGCAGTTCACCGTGGTGCCGCGTGGCGTGGCGCTGGTGATCGGCTGCTCGACCTTCCCCACCTGGAACGGCTACCCCGGCCTGTTCGCCAGCCTGGCCACCGGCAACACCGTCATCGTCAAGCCGCACCCGGGCGCGATCCTGCCGCTGGCCATCACCGTGAAGGTGGCGCGCGAAGTGCTGCAAGAAGCGGGCTTCGACCCCGATGTGGTCCTGCTGGCCGCGCACGAAGCGGGCGACGATACGGCGCAGAAGCTGGCGCTGGACCCGGCCGTCAAGATCGTGGACTTCACCGGCAGCACCGCCAACGGCGACTGGCTGGAAAACAATGCCCGCCAGGCGCTGGTCTACACCGAGAAGGCCGGCGTCAACCAGGTCATCATCGATTCCACCGACGACTTGAAGGGCGTGGCGCGCAACCTGGCGTTCTCGCTGGCCTTGTACTCGGGCCAGATGTGCACGGCGCCGCAAAACATCTACGTGCCGCGCGACGGCATCAACACGCCGGAAGGCCGCGTCAGCTTTGATGACGTCGCCGCCGCCTTGGGCGTGGCGCTGGAGAAGCTGGGCGCGGATGCCGCTCGCGCAGTCGAACTGACGGGCGCCATCCAGAACGACGGCATCGTTGAACGCATCGAAAAGGCTCGCGCGCTGGGTCTGCCGGTGGTGGCGGACAGCAAGACGCTGACGCACCCGCAGTTTGAAAACGCCCGCGTTCGCACGCCGCTGCTGCTGCGCACGGAAGCGGGCAACGCGGCCATCAGCCAGGAATGGTTTGGCCCGATTGCCTTCGTGGTGGCCACGGATTCCACCGCGCACAGTGTCCAGTTGGCGCGCGACAGCGTCATTCAGCACGGCGCCTTGTCCTTGTCGGCCTACACGACCGATCCGCAAGTGGCTGACCAGGTGCAGGACGCGGCGGAAGTGTCCGGCGTGTCGCTGTCGTTGAACCTGACGGGCGCGGTGTTCGTCAACCAGACCGCGGCATTCAGCGACTTCCACGGCACCGGCGCCAACCCGGCCGCCAACGCGGCGCTGTCCGACACGGCCTTCGTGTCGAACCGCTTCCGCGTGGTGCAAACCCGCCGTCACGTCTAA
- the paaG gene encoding 2-(1,2-epoxy-1,2-dihydrophenyl)acetyl-CoA isomerase PaaG: MSYQDIQFDLSGGIARLTLNRPDKLNSFTANMHAEVADALTRVETEGARVLVLTGAGRGFCAGQDLSERKPAEDGTPPDLGETVDKFYAPLVRRLNALPMPVVVGVNGVAAGAGANLAFAGDIVIAKASANFIQSFCRLGLIPDTGGTFALPRLVGRARAMGLAMLGDKLSAKQAEEWGLIWQCVADEEFDATLERLAKHFSTAPTKGLAFTKQAMQASLGNDLATQLDLERDMMRELGRSADYAEGVAAFLGKREPQFKGQ; the protein is encoded by the coding sequence ATGAGCTACCAGGATATTCAATTCGACCTGTCGGGCGGCATCGCGCGCCTGACGCTGAACCGGCCCGACAAGCTGAACAGCTTCACGGCCAACATGCACGCCGAAGTGGCCGACGCGCTGACGCGTGTGGAAACCGAAGGCGCGCGTGTGCTGGTGCTGACCGGCGCGGGCCGTGGCTTTTGCGCGGGCCAGGACTTAAGCGAGCGCAAGCCCGCCGAAGACGGCACGCCGCCCGACCTGGGTGAAACCGTCGACAAGTTCTACGCGCCGTTGGTGCGCCGCCTGAACGCCTTGCCCATGCCCGTGGTGGTGGGCGTGAACGGCGTGGCGGCCGGGGCGGGCGCCAACCTGGCGTTCGCGGGTGACATCGTCATCGCCAAGGCATCGGCCAATTTCATCCAGTCGTTCTGCCGCCTGGGCCTGATTCCCGACACCGGCGGCACGTTCGCGCTGCCGCGCCTGGTGGGCCGCGCGCGCGCCATGGGCCTGGCCATGCTGGGCGACAAGCTCAGCGCCAAGCAGGCCGAGGAATGGGGTCTGATCTGGCAATGCGTGGCGGATGAAGAATTCGACGCCACGCTTGAGCGCTTGGCCAAACACTTCTCGACCGCGCCCACCAAGGGCCTGGCGTTCACCAAGCAGGCCATGCAGGCCAGCCTGGGCAATGACCTGGCGACGCAATTGGATCTGGAGCGCGACATGATGCGTGAGCTGGGTCGCAGCGCAGACTACGCGGAAGGCGTTGCCGCCTTCCTGGGCAAGCGCGAACCGCAATTCAAGGGGCAATGA
- the paaI gene encoding hydroxyphenylacetyl-CoA thioesterase PaaI, producing the protein MSVHVPPVEAPSDPQELAQAVGTVMYAGDAASQGLDMKVEEMAPGYARLTMRVRADMLNGHKTCHGGFIFALADSAFAFSCNSRNVSTVASGCTIDYLAPGFEGDLLTAVAQERSLAGRTGVYDVTVTNQDGRNVALFRGRSYRIKGQIVGVPAEG; encoded by the coding sequence ATGAGCGTACACGTTCCCCCCGTTGAAGCGCCAAGCGATCCGCAGGAACTTGCGCAGGCCGTAGGCACTGTGATGTACGCGGGCGACGCGGCCTCGCAGGGCCTGGACATGAAGGTCGAGGAAATGGCGCCTGGCTATGCGCGGCTGACGATGCGCGTGCGCGCCGACATGCTGAACGGCCACAAGACCTGCCACGGCGGCTTCATCTTCGCGCTGGCCGACAGCGCGTTCGCGTTCTCCTGCAATTCCCGCAACGTCAGCACCGTGGCTTCGGGCTGCACCATCGATTACCTGGCGCCGGGTTTCGAAGGCGACCTGCTGACCGCCGTGGCGCAAGAGCGCTCGCTGGCCGGCCGCACGGGCGTGTATGACGTCACCGTCACCAACCAGGACGGCCGCAACGTCGCCCTGTTCCGTGGGCGGTCCTATCGCATCAAGGGCCAGATCGTGGGGGTTCCCGCCGAAGGCTGA
- the paaK gene encoding phenylacetate--CoA ligase PaaK, which produces MSNTMSKPGLDPIEHASEDELRALQLERLKWSLKHAYDNVPHYKKAFDEAGVHPDDLKQLSDISKFPFTTKKELRDNYPFGMFAVPRERISRIHASSGTTGKPTVVGYTKGDLDNWANLVARSIRAAGGKPGDTVHIAYGYGLFTGGLGAHYGAERLGCTVIPMSGGQTEKQVQLINDFRPDIIMVTPSYFCNILEEQRRQGIDPRQSSLRIGIFGAEPWTGQMRADIEAEAGIDAVDIYGLSEVMGPGVASECVETKDGPVVWEDHFYAEIINPDTGEPVADGEPGELVFTSLTKEAMPIIRYRTRDLTRLLPPTARSMRRIGKITGRSDDMLIVRGVNMFPTQVEELVLKIAQLAPHYQLVLSRTGNMDELEILTEVRAEFSGLSDAERNNLGKQLQHAVKTHIGVSARIQVSDAGHVERTLTGKARRVIDKRPKVV; this is translated from the coding sequence ATGTCCAACACCATGAGCAAGCCGGGGCTGGACCCCATCGAGCATGCCAGCGAGGATGAACTGCGCGCGCTGCAGCTTGAGCGCCTGAAGTGGTCGCTCAAGCATGCGTACGACAACGTCCCGCACTACAAGAAAGCGTTCGACGAAGCGGGTGTGCATCCCGATGACCTGAAGCAGTTGTCCGATATTTCGAAGTTTCCTTTCACGACCAAGAAGGAACTGCGCGACAACTACCCGTTCGGCATGTTCGCGGTGCCGCGCGAACGCATTTCGCGCATCCATGCGTCCAGCGGTACCACGGGCAAGCCGACGGTGGTGGGCTACACCAAGGGCGACCTGGACAACTGGGCCAACCTGGTGGCGCGATCGATCCGAGCGGCCGGCGGCAAGCCGGGCGACACCGTGCACATCGCCTATGGCTACGGCCTCTTCACGGGCGGCCTGGGCGCGCATTACGGCGCCGAGCGCCTGGGTTGCACGGTCATCCCGATGTCGGGCGGGCAAACTGAAAAGCAGGTGCAACTGATCAATGATTTCCGTCCGGACATCATCATGGTCACGCCCTCCTATTTCTGCAATATTCTCGAAGAACAGCGGCGCCAGGGCATTGATCCGCGTCAAAGCTCGCTGCGTATCGGCATCTTTGGCGCCGAGCCCTGGACGGGGCAGATGCGTGCCGACATCGAGGCCGAGGCCGGTATCGATGCGGTCGACATCTATGGCTTGTCGGAAGTGATGGGGCCGGGCGTGGCCAGCGAATGCGTGGAAACGAAGGACGGCCCGGTGGTCTGGGAAGACCATTTCTATGCCGAGATCATCAACCCCGACACCGGCGAGCCCGTGGCCGACGGCGAACCGGGCGAACTGGTGTTCACGTCGTTGACCAAGGAAGCGATGCCCATCATCCGCTACCGCACGCGCGACCTGACCCGTCTGTTGCCGCCCACCGCGCGCAGCATGCGCCGCATCGGCAAGATCACCGGCCGCAGCGACGACATGCTGATTGTGCGGGGCGTGAACATGTTCCCGACGCAGGTCGAAGAACTGGTGCTGAAGATTGCGCAACTGGCGCCGCACTACCAGTTGGTGCTGTCACGCACCGGCAATATGGACGAGCTTGAGATCCTGACGGAAGTGCGCGCAGAGTTCTCGGGCCTGTCGGATGCCGAGCGCAACAACCTGGGCAAGCAATTGCAGCATGCGGTGAAGACGCACATCGGCGTCAGCGCGCGCATCCAGGTGTCGGATGCGGGCCATGTGGAACGCACGCTGACGGGCAAGGCGCGTCGTGTGATCGACAAGCGTCCGAAGGTGGTCTGA
- a CDS encoding MATE family efflux transporter, translating to MTPVNAAPMSFGATLRGIARQAWPVLISQWAGISFGVLDTAMTGHSSASDLAAMALSASIYITVFVGLMGVVHALIPILAQQFGAGNNDEVGRSWGQGVWLALGLSVVGAVLMLFPDVWLSMSGDVAPGVRERIGSYLQALVLALPAALVFRTIYALGTSVSRPKLVMAINLSAIAFKAFFNWLFIYGNLGLPAMGATGAGLATAVVSWMSLGLGLWVITHDRFYRRFNLRVGRPDWKTLKELLRLGIPMGGSYLVEVSAFTFMALLVAREGTYVTGGHQIMSNLAALCYMMPMALGVATAALTAQAIGAGNLAHAHRTGMAGLALGLMGALLTASVLLVGRPLILAAYTDDIGVAAVATTLLAVLPLFHLFDSMQCINSYLLRAYKVAVVPLLLQVVALAGVGLVGGWWFGFGPGRGGLDSIRNVLLPGSPEGAGSMWLMAMVGLALSAILLHIWYRRIVRALAR from the coding sequence ATGACCCCAGTAAACGCGGCGCCGATGTCATTCGGCGCCACCCTGCGCGGCATCGCCCGGCAGGCCTGGCCAGTGCTGATCAGCCAGTGGGCCGGCATTTCGTTCGGCGTCCTGGACACCGCCATGACGGGCCATTCCAGCGCCAGCGACCTGGCCGCGATGGCCCTGTCCGCATCCATCTACATCACCGTTTTCGTGGGCCTGATGGGCGTGGTGCACGCGCTGATCCCGATCCTGGCCCAGCAGTTCGGTGCCGGCAACAACGACGAAGTCGGCCGCAGTTGGGGTCAAGGCGTCTGGCTGGCGCTGGGCCTGTCCGTCGTAGGCGCGGTGTTGATGCTGTTTCCGGACGTGTGGCTGTCGATGTCGGGGGATGTGGCGCCTGGCGTACGCGAACGTATCGGGTCTTATTTACAGGCGCTGGTCCTGGCGCTGCCCGCCGCATTGGTGTTCCGCACCATCTACGCACTGGGCACGTCGGTATCGCGGCCAAAGCTGGTCATGGCGATCAATCTGTCGGCCATCGCCTTCAAGGCATTCTTCAACTGGCTGTTCATTTACGGCAACCTGGGCCTGCCCGCCATGGGCGCCACTGGCGCCGGGTTGGCGACCGCGGTGGTTTCGTGGATGAGCCTGGGCCTGGGCCTTTGGGTGATCACGCATGACCGCTTCTACCGGCGCTTCAATCTGCGCGTCGGCAGGCCCGACTGGAAAACGCTGAAGGAACTGCTGCGCCTGGGCATCCCCATGGGCGGCTCCTACCTGGTGGAAGTGTCGGCCTTTACCTTCATGGCCCTGCTGGTGGCGCGTGAAGGCACGTACGTGACCGGCGGGCACCAGATCATGTCGAACCTGGCCGCGCTGTGCTACATGATGCCCATGGCGCTGGGCGTGGCAACCGCCGCGCTGACCGCGCAAGCGATCGGCGCGGGCAATCTTGCCCATGCGCACCGCACCGGCATGGCCGGGCTGGCGCTGGGGCTGATGGGTGCGCTGCTCACCGCCTCCGTGCTGCTGGTGGGCCGCCCGCTTATCCTGGCGGCCTATACGGATGACATTGGCGTGGCGGCCGTGGCCACGACGCTACTGGCGGTCTTGCCCCTGTTTCACTTATTCGATTCCATGCAGTGCATCAACTCGTACCTGCTGCGCGCCTACAAGGTGGCGGTGGTGCCCCTGCTGTTGCAGGTGGTGGCATTGGCGGGCGTGGGCCTGGTGGGTGGTTGGTGGTTCGGCTTCGGCCCGGGCCGTGGTGGCCTGGACAGCATCCGCAACGTGCTCTTGCCCGGCTCGCCCGAAGGCGCCGGCAGCATGTGGTTGATGGCAATGGTGGGCCTGGCGCTTTCCGCCATCCTGCTGCATATCTGGTACCGGCGCATCGTACGGGCCTTGGCACGGTAA